A window from Listeria seeligeri serovar 1/2b str. SLCC3954 encodes these proteins:
- a CDS encoding winged helix-turn-helix transcriptional regulator codes for MTKVYNIGVEATLEVIGGKWKPVILCHLREGKKRTGELKRLIPNITQKMLTQQLRELEKSGVIIRRVYEQIPPKVEYSLSEYGESLSEILNKLCLWGENHVDLLLTQKEDIVLLKRDS; via the coding sequence ATGACAAAAGTATATAATATCGGCGTCGAAGCTACCTTAGAAGTCATTGGCGGGAAGTGGAAACCTGTTATCCTTTGCCATTTACGAGAAGGAAAGAAACGAACCGGTGAATTAAAACGTCTAATTCCAAACATCACGCAAAAAATGCTCACTCAACAGTTGCGTGAACTTGAAAAATCTGGTGTTATCATTCGTCGTGTTTACGAACAAATTCCGCCAAAAGTGGAATATTCTTTGAGTGAGTACGGTGAGTCCTTATCAGAAATCTTAAATAAACTTTGCTTATGGGGCGAAAATCATGTGGATTTATTACTAACACAAAAAGAAGATATTGTTTTACTTAAGCGAGATTCTTGA
- a CDS encoding MFS transporter, whose amino-acid sequence MDNKKVNPSLTLLALAISAFGIGSTEFISVGLLPLISSNMDVSISTAGLTVSIYALGVMVGAPVLTTVTAKMNRKNLLMLVMVVFILGNIISAFAASFAILLTGRVIAAFAHGVFMSIASVIAADVVQPSKRASAIAVMFTGLTVATVTGVPLGTFIGQLLGWRMSFIFIVAIGVIALIANYFLVPKNLSSAKSISLKSIGQILLNKKIGIVLLMTAFGYGGTFVVYTYLSPMFIKMGYTANMIVVLLIIYGIMVAIGNTIGGHFANEKPAKALFVMFSLQAATLLLLQFTSPNPILGLIVVMLMGFFAFMSVSGLQLYVVELAERYLPETVSMASALNISAFNVGIAMGAFIGGLVTEYIGLSYTPIVGFLMVLIAIILSYYMKKEK is encoded by the coding sequence GTGGATAATAAAAAAGTGAATCCGAGTTTAACTTTACTTGCACTTGCGATTAGTGCTTTTGGGATTGGATCAACAGAGTTTATTAGTGTAGGATTACTTCCGCTAATTTCTTCTAATATGGATGTGTCAATTAGTACAGCGGGCCTAACTGTGTCTATTTATGCACTTGGAGTTATGGTCGGGGCACCTGTTTTAACGACCGTGACGGCAAAAATGAATCGGAAAAACTTGCTGATGTTAGTAATGGTTGTGTTTATTCTTGGGAATATTATCTCAGCATTTGCGGCTAGCTTTGCGATACTTTTGACAGGAAGGGTGATTGCAGCTTTTGCGCATGGCGTATTTATGTCGATAGCGTCGGTAATTGCAGCGGATGTCGTTCAGCCAAGTAAACGTGCAAGTGCCATTGCAGTGATGTTTACCGGGCTGACTGTAGCGACTGTGACAGGGGTGCCGCTGGGGACTTTTATCGGACAATTATTGGGCTGGCGGATGTCGTTTATTTTCATTGTGGCGATTGGGGTAATAGCGCTTATTGCCAATTACTTTCTTGTACCGAAAAATTTATCTAGTGCAAAAAGCATTTCTTTAAAATCAATTGGGCAAATTTTACTAAATAAAAAAATCGGGATTGTTTTATTGATGACTGCTTTTGGTTACGGAGGCACATTTGTTGTTTATACCTATTTGTCACCAATGTTTATCAAAATGGGATATACAGCAAACATGATTGTGGTGCTTTTGATTATTTATGGGATTATGGTAGCGATTGGGAATACGATTGGTGGACATTTTGCGAACGAGAAACCAGCTAAAGCACTTTTTGTTATGTTTAGTTTACAAGCAGCTACTCTGTTATTACTTCAATTTACGTCCCCCAATCCAATTTTGGGATTAATAGTTGTTATGTTAATGGGCTTTTTTGCTTTTATGAGCGTATCTGGTTTGCAATTATATGTAGTGGAATTAGCGGAACGGTATTTACCAGAAACAGTGAGTATGGCATCAGCACTTAATATTTCTGCCTTCAACGTGGGGATAGCGATGGGAGCTTTTATTGGTGGATTAGTAACGGAATACATTGGTTTAAGCTACACTCCGATAGTTGGATTTTTGATGGTTTTGATCGCAATTATTTTAAGTTATTATATGAAGAAAGAGAAATAA